Proteins encoded within one genomic window of Saccharomyces mikatae IFO 1815 strain IFO1815 genome assembly, chromosome: 15:
- the WRS1 gene encoding tryptophan--tRNA ligase WRS1 (similar to Saccharomyces cerevisiae WRS1 (YOL097C); ancestral locus Anc_3.97): MSSNDSVEKVTQQVSELQSTDVKEQVVTPWDVEGGVDEQGRAQNIDYDKLIKQFGTRPVNEETLKRFKQVTGHEPHHFLRKGLFFSERDFTKILDLYEQGKPFFLYTGRGPSSDSMHLGHMVPFVFTKWLQEVFDVPLVIELTDDEKFLFKHKLTINDVKNFARENAKDIIAVGFDPKNTFIFSDLQYMGGAFYETVVRVSRQITGSTAKAVFGFNDSDCIGKFHFASIQIATAFPSSFPNVLGLPDKTPCLIPCAIDQDPYFRVCRDVADKLKYSKPALLHSRFFPALQGSTTKMSASDDTTAIFMTDTPKQIQKKINKYAFSGGQVSADLHRELGGDPDVDVAYQYLSFFKDDDAFLKECYDKYKAGELLSGEMKKLCIDTLQEFVKAFQERRAQVDDETLDKFMLPHKLVWGEKERLVAPKPKTKQVKK, from the coding sequence ATGAGCAGCAACGATAGTGTGGAGAAAGTTACCCAACAAGTATCCGAACTGCAAAGTACAGACGTTAAAGAGCAAGTAGTCACACCTTGGGATGTCGAAGGTGGTGTTGATGAACAAGGCAGAGCTCAAAATATCGATTACGATAAGTTGATCAAACAGTTTGGTACTAGGCCGGTTAATGAAGAAACTctgaaaagatttaaaCAAGTGACAGGTCATGAACCACATCACTTTTTGCGTAAAGGTTTGTTTTTCAGTGAGCGTGATTTTACCAAAATTCTAGATCTTTACGAGCAAGGTAAACCATTTTTTCTGTACACTGGTAGAGGCCCCTCAAGTGATTCTATGCACTTGGGCCATATGGTCCCTTTTGTGTTCACTAAATGGTTACAAGAAGTGTTCGACGTACCATTAGTCATTGAATTGACCGATGAcgaaaaatttttattcaaaCACAAGTTAACAATTAATGATGTTAAGAACTTCGCCCGTGAGAATGCGAAGGACATTATCGCAGTTGGATTTGATCCAAAGAACacttttatcttttctgaTTTACAATATATGGGCGGTGCATTTTATGAAACTGTGGTGAGAGTTTCCAGACAAATTACAGGATCCACTGCAAAGGCCGTTTTTGGCTTCAATGACTCCGATTGTATCGGTAAGTTTCATTTTGCCTCCATTCAAATTGCTACCGCATTCCCAAGCTCATTTCCTAATGTCCTAGGCTTACCTGATAAAACGCCATGTTTAATTCCATGTGCCATTGATCAAGATCCCTATTTTAGAGTCTGTAGGGACGTAGCagataaattgaagtattCAAAGCCTGCCTTGCTTCATTCCAGATTTTTCCCGGCCTTACAAGGCTCCACTACCAAAATGTCAGCCTCTGATGATACTACGGCCATTTTCATGACTGATACACCAAagcaaattcaaaagaaaattaacaaGTATGCATTCAGCGGTGGTCAAGTATCCGCCGATCTACATAGAGAATTGGGTGGTGATCCTGATGTCGATGTTGCATACCAATACTTGTCGTTTTTCAAGGATGATGATGCTTTCTTAAAGGAATGTTATGACAAATACAAAGCCGGTGAATTGTTATCCGGtgaaatgaagaaacttTGTATTGATACCCTGCAAGAATTCGTCAAGGCGTTCCAGGAACGTAGAGCTCAAGTAGACGACGAGACTTTGGACAAATTCATGCTGCCACATAAGTTAGTTTGGggtgaaaaagaaagattagTTGCACCTAAGCCAAAGACCAAGCAAGTAAAGAAATGA
- the COQ3 gene encoding hexaprenyldihydroxybenzoate methyltransferase (similar to Saccharomyces cerevisiae COQ3 (YOL096C); ancestral locus Anc_3.99): MSLSFKLLKPTNVLSQLGVFSRFAVRMQTRCKSTDASEDEVKHFQELAPTWWDTDGSQRILHKMNLARLDFVQRTLRSQVKIQDPDVFVPGYNYKEFLPEYVSENIQREVQDSLETSLGERPEMRVLDVGCGGGILSESLARLKWVKNVQGIDLTRECIMVAKEHAKKDPIIEGKVNYECKALEDVTGQFDIITCMEMLEHVDVPSEILRHCWARLNPDKGILFLSTINRDFISWFTTIFMGENVLKVVPKGTHHLGKYINAKEIIAWFNENYSGQFRLLDLKGTMYLPLQGWVEHDCSNIGNYFMAIQRLQ, encoded by the coding sequence ATGTCATTGAGtttcaaattattaaaGCCTACTAATGTGTTGAGCCAATTGGGTGTTTTTTCAAGGTTTGCAGTACGGATGCAAACGAGGTGTAAGAGCACAGATGcatcagaagatgaagtGAAGCATTTCCAGGAGCTGGCTCCCACTTGGTGGGATACAGACGGATCTCAGAGAATTCTACACAAGATGAATCTGGCGAGATTGGATTTTGTGCAAAGAACGCTAAGGAGTCAAgtaaaaattcaagatcCCGATGTATTTGTTCCTGGATACAATTACAAGGAGTTTTTACCTGAGTATGTTAGCGAGAATATACAGCGGGAAGTTCAAGATAGTTTGGAGACTAGTTTAGGTGAAAGACCAGAAATGAGGGTGTTGGATGTTGGATGCGGGGGAGGCATTCTAAGTGAATCCCTTGCGAGATTGAAATGGGTGAAGAATGTCCAAGGAATCGATCTGACTCGTGAATGTATTATGGTTGCAAAGGAGCACGCTAAGAAAGACCCCATAATAGAGGGGAAAGTAAATTACGAATGCAAGGCTCTAGAGGACGTTACTGGAcaatttgatattattacttGTATGGAAATGCTTGAGCATGTTGACGTGCCCAGTGAAATTTTGAGGCATTGTTGGGCGAGGTTGAATCCCGACAAAGGAATACTCTTTCTAAGTACGATCAACAGAGATTTTATTTCGTGGTTTACTACAATTTTCATGGGGGAGAACGTCTTGAAGGTTGTTCCAAAGGGAACTCATCACTTGGGCAAATACATAAACGCGAAAGAAATAATCGCCTGGTTTAATGAAAACTATAGTGGTCAATTCCGCTTACTGGACCTAAAGGGAACCATGTACTTACCACTGCAAGGATGGGTCGAGCACGATTGTTCTAATATTGGCAATTACTTTATGGCTATCCAGAGACTACAGTGA